Below is a genomic region from Pleuronectes platessa chromosome 2, fPlePla1.1, whole genome shotgun sequence.
ACTGAGTCTTGATGCAGAAAAGTGAACTTTAAGAATAGCCCCCCAGAGTGCTGTTACACGTTCTCCAAAGAGCAGATGGATGAATGGCACCCAGAGAAAATAATGGCAATATGTCTCGTGGGTTTCTATTTTTAGACAGCGCTGAGTTACAGTTTTAGGGCAAACACTGTACAACACAAAAATGTCATCggaacaggaagagaaaatgtGCAGCCGCTGCCTTCCCTTCCTCCCAACACTGCATTGTCATGAGCTGTGGTAAAGTTCATGGATGACAGGCGGCACCTCTCTTGGCACACGTCCATTCTGGCATCCATGGCGAGCGGCTGCCAGGCATCATCCCTCTGATGGTGACAAGGGGACGTGACGAGAGGGGGGGCCCGGGGTCTCCTCTACTGACATACCACAACAGACTCACATGTTCAGTGTACAGCTTGCTTTAATCCTTCTTAAAGTTGTATTTCACGTGGAATCTGTTTTTATCTGTAGTGCCTTGTAGGGGTAATGCTGTTATGTCTCATTTTGAAATGTCCAATCCTTGTATGAAAATTCAAAACTGAAGTTTCTCTACACGCCACAATCGTATTACCTTTTACTTCTGAGAATATAAACGTGTCTTTTTCTACAAAACTCACTTTTCAGTTAACAAAAGAGGGTATcgttttttttatccaaataAATCCCAACTCCGGCATAATAGCACTTTAGATTCCTTCTCAAACCACTTCACTCACAGTTACTAATCCAGAGCAACATGATCATTCACTTGGATTACTGGCTACATGATGAATTTAAGTCCAATATCTTTGTCCTTTTAACAGTATTCTCCTCCAAAAACTCCTCTTCGGGAAACACATGTCTCTATCGTCACTAAATCCTTCTCTACTTTCTCCAACTAACTTATGTTAAACACATGATTACTAAGAGCAGAGTCTGTGTCtgggaaacaggaagcagaaataTGCTAAGACATGGGGAGCTGAGGGGAAGCTGCACAGTCAGATGATAATATCATGATTTTATGTCCTTTTCTatgcaacataaaaaaaaataaagaaaattagTATTTACCCAATATTGACATTGACAAGGACAAAATTCAGAATAAATATTGATTCTTGTTAGTTAATCTTCTTCTAATAAGCTTCATAAAACCCTGAAGAGTAAACACAGAAGTGACTGATACTTTCTTGTATTCATTTAAAGAAAAGCAGCATCAGGGACAAAGAGGGACACGAGGCTGATCATCCCTTCTCCACAAACCAGAAGAAGACAGGCTGAACTGcaggtgtctctctctcaccagcGCTGTCCTCAACCTCTGCAGGACTTGATTAACGGCTCTAGGGAACCTGGAGGCATGTCTTCAGTGTCCCCTGGGTACAGATAGAGGGAGGAAGGACTTTAATTCCGgtagaggagacagatggagaacgAGCCGCTCAGCAGTTCTGGGGGCGCAGCACCTGGAGCTGTGGGACACGTGGTGTCTGGTCTCTGAATCTCATGGTAAAAACTGCTTCACTTGCAAATGATCATGACATTTATGATGTTAAGTCATTTTTCTGTTCTCCAGTTCTCGCATTTACTTTCCTAAAATAGTTATTTGTTGACTGTTTAGCAccttttcatttaattcaacatttaaaaactttGTCAAGGCACCCAAGAGAATAATATCTAATGTAAACTCATCTAAAATATTTACTAGCAAACTTTAAAGTATTTACGTAAGTTCTGGAGTTTTTGTATATCATAAGACCCATTCTGCAGGTATTTTGGCATCTTGCATTCATCAGCTATTACCTTAATTACCTTCAAGTGACCTTGATCATCCTTTTTCGATGGTTCAAAGTCATGCAAATTGTAAGTAATGAAgagggttgtgttttttttcttctgactCACAAACTGTAATTCCCTTTGTCTCAAGGGAAACATAGAAATTATGGGTCAGAAAAAAGCCTCTGGGTGAAATATTCAGGAAACTGTCTGACCTGGTTGACAAAACACAGGCCGCCACGTGGACGGATGTGGGACAAAATCATTATTCCTTCATCAGTGGCatgtaaaacataataatattaTCACTAACGGACATTATAATTCTTCATTAAACACTTTTTGGGGAATTTTCTCTGATCTGAATAAAACCCAATACGTCACAAGTACTGAAGCTGTAACCCCTGCCTATATAAATATCTAGCAAACACTCATCCAATACGACGGCCGTAAATTCAGCTTTAATGACATGTACGATATTCCGTTTTTTACGAGGCATAAATCAAATGTGTCTGTTTTGCAATAAAGTCCTAGTTAGTGGTAGTGCAGTATGGCACTGCACTACACTACATGCAGAGGTATTTCTGATACACTGCCCCCTTGTGTATTAGAACAGTAGAGACACCAGACAGACTACATTCaactcctcgttagtatagtggataGTATCCCCGCCTGTCACGCGGGAGACCGGGGTTcaattccccgacggggaggaAAATTACTTTTAGGAGAGgcagtggactagtggcagaaacttggactatgggcagaaaaggtctctggttcgtctctggttcgactccacggaagaaacaacaaaaagacgaacctgtcCAAAAAttcaagaggattctccctaccctgtctagtgcccctgagcaaggcaccttactctcccagcatctgctccccgggcgccgtacatggtcgctcactgctctgtttgtccttcaccagatgggtcaaaagcagaggttaaatttccctacctgcatgtctgtgcatgtgtttgggacgaataaatgcatcttaatcttaatctgaaTTAGAAACATCTCACCACATATGAGGTTGTCCAGTCCTTTAATTATGCcttgaaaaataattaatatatcACTGAATCTACACAGTTAGGATAAGATGAATGCAAATGACTTTGTAAAGGTTGAAATGATGGCAGAGCTGTTAATTGGATTACATTCAATTATATCGTAGTACCCAGAAATCTAAAGTGTGTTATATTATAGCGCCATGACTCATGTTTGTGGTCAGTACCCGAGGGACCTCATAAAAACAAACTATTCTCAATCTctaaaaagataaattaaaaaactactCATAATAGGAATTAAACACATTGATTTAACAACCTTCAGAAATTAAACAACCTGCCTTGTGGCAAATTTCTGAAACATGCTCGTAAGCAATTCTCATTCATCTTCTTTTAACTGTTCACTGTTTATAAGCAGTATACACACATTTAGTAATTGGCTCACTATAGTTCAGGTGGATGCACTGACTTTTTAATATTAAACAGTGTTTGTCAACTTTTATaacttatttaatgtttttcattcatCGTCAGTTTTGTATTGCCATTGGGGCTAACGGGAGGAGTTATAGCTGTTGAAAAATACATGAACTAAGCATGTTTATCTATTAATGTTCAGGTAAATTATAGTGTTTTTATTGCTATAAATTTGAGAAGAATAAGAGGAAATTAAATATCAATGTAACTCCACATTTGAGTCCTGTCCAACCGTAATAACTCATGTGATCCACTAGGGGTCCGCACTGAGCTATTTTCAGAGAGGCAACCTTTGTGTgggttcaacaacaacaacaaaaaaacacagtgcAGCGTGAAATCAAGAATAATTAACCCTACTGATAAGCAGCTTTACATAAACACTTATTACccttaatttgtttttactggTTTGTAAGTCTTAATTATaggctaaataaaaaataaataacattgagACATGCCCCTAATTGACAGACAAAGTTAATTAATAAGGGATTGAAGTATTGGCAGATATTCTAGTAGTAGATTAAACAATCATCTACATTTAGTTAATTAACgttataaacattttttaagcAGAAAAGGGTCGGTTCTCGTGTGCAGGCCACTCCCCTGTGAACGTGCTTTTCTCTGCAAACAGAACATCTTTGGGTTTTAAGCTGCAAgtcaaacaaaaccaaacatccACAGACACCAAATTGGATTCTGGGGAAAAATAATAACCAGCCATTTGTTACATTTTCtgggaaaatatatttttagaatTTGAGAATAATAACTATTTTAAcataaaaaagggaaaaacagccATTTGCTGCCGCGGCGGCTCAGATGGAGCTCGGTGAGAAGCTCTCATACATATTCATGCTGCGGAACCCGGGACACGCGGCCCAGTAATTAATTTCATCGGCCTCCTTTGAGCtgcacatgtttgtttgtttttttgtttgtttgtgtcactttgtgctacaaagacacacatgcgAGCGTGTGtctggggaagggggggggggggggggggggggatgaaaggTAGCTGACGTCAGACCTAGTTGGCATGCCAACTCAGAGAATGGAGCCAGAGATGGAGCCAAGGTGGTGAAAGGAAACAAAAGGTGAGGCTTTTTATATGATATTCATGTATGTATCAAAGAGTTCACCGCCCGAAGCTGAGTTGGTTTCACCTGTAAAAGGACccacagtgcccccccccccccccccccccccccacacacacacacgtacgacAACTGATAAAGTCTGCACATGGAtgatatctaaaaaaaattatacatcCTGCCACGTGAAGGACACAAAGATGATGGCGAACAGGAGATAATGAACAACAGTAGGAAAGTCTCCCGACAAGATGCCATGGAAACGctagagggtgggggggggggggggggggatacccgGGAAACCACCGTCGTCATGGAGACTGCATCACGAGGGGGGCGGGACGATGATCCACCGTGTTTTGCATCCTGTCACCACGTgacctcacactctctctctctctcacacacatatacacacacggtCATTCACAACGTTGGTTGTTCCCTGAATTTGACACTGACACGAGGCTGATAATGACATTCTGAGTCGGTACCAGATAACTTAACtcgtttttatttaatatattctaTAAAGGCAGTTCTGAGTTAATAACCACAACTTGTACGTAAAGCTTGACGTGTTATTAATCGTGATACGCGTTTCCGACAGGTTGTGATATTAAATATAACCTAAACAGGCTTTTTGGCCATGTAGTCTATTCTTTCACATTATACTGGACAATTCAACTTTTTCTTTCCACGAAGCACAAGACGTAGTTTTTGGACTCACGGGTAAGATGCGGTAATAGTAGGCTACACGTGTATCCCAGTCATAAACCCAGATATGTTGGCATCTTCACTGGAGAAATATCAGTTTTAACAAGCAGCTATACATGttcattatatatgtttttaatttgacccAAATTAATACGTTTACAGTGCAGGTGACTTTTTGAATACTTCTTCTTAGAAATACTAAAGACACTCGAATACACACTGGAGATATAATTTCTCACGTGTGTAAATTTTAATATAAACGACAAGATGCTTGTTAAAAGGGACATTTGGCAGAGTGCATCCACAGATATCGACAGACACATTACGACTGgctatgttaaaaaaataaaatcggTATTTATAGATTTCCCTTCGTGCTCATTTACACGTCCGTGAAGATCTTTTTGATGTTCACGCAGTTCTGCTTGTTCTCGGTGCTGAAGCTGGGCTGCTTGATGCCCTCCTCTACCACCATGTACTCGGACTTGCTGAGGGACGAGGAGCTGCACgacctcctcagctcctccacggGGAGGTGCTCGCAGCTGCCAGGGTTCGCGTACAGCGGCATCTCCTCTCCGTCCGTCTCCCGGTGGTAAAAGTAGTTGAAGTTGGACACAATCACGGGCACGGGCAAGGCAATGGTCAGCACGCCTGCTATGGCGCACAGAGACCCCACTATCTTCCCACCGATGGTCACCGGGTGCATGTCCCCGTATCCCACCGTGGTCATGGTCACAACAGCCCACCAGAAGGCGTCCGGGATGCTGGTGAAGCTGGACGAGGGGTCGTCCGCTTCCGCGAAGTAAACCGCGCTGGAGAAGAGGATAACTCcgatgaaaaggaaaaagatcaACAAGCCCAGCTCCCTCATGCTGGCTTTGAGAGTCTGACCCAGAATCTGAAGTCCCTTGGAGTGCCGGGACAGCTTGAAGATGCGAAAGACCCGCACCAGTCGGATGACCCTCAGGATGGCGAGGGACATCGCCTGCTGGCCGCTGTTGGTTTGCTGCTCGGCCAGCTCCGTCCCCAGGGTGATGAAGTAGGGGATTATGGCGACGATGTCAATGATATTCATGATGTTTTTGGAGAAGGTTGCTTTGCTTGGGCAGGAGAAGAATCTCACCAGCAACTCGAAGGAGAACCAGATGATGCACAGGGTCTCGATCACAAAGAAGGGGTCTGTGAACGGGCTTGGCACGTAGGGTGCTGTGCCATTGACCTCGGGTGCCACTGTGGCTCGGTCCTTCTCATCTCGAAATTCCGGGAGAGTCTCCATGCAGAAGATGACGATAGAAATCAGAATGACCAGCACTGAGACGATGGCGATCCCTCTGGCTGGCCCCGAGCTTTCAGGATACTCAAACAAAAGCCAAACCTGCTTTTGGAATTCATTATTGGGCAAAATGCGCTCCTCTTCTTTTATAAACCCTTCATCCTCCCTGAATTTCTCCATGGTCTCCTCCCCCAGCTGATAAAACCTGATCTCCTCGGAGAAAATATCAATGGGGACGTTGACAGGTCTCCGTATGCGCCCCCCTGACTGGTAGAAGTACAGGATGGCATCAAAGCTGGGTCTGTTCCTGTCGAAGAAGTACTCATTCCTCAGCGGGTCAAAGTAGCGCATCCTCTTCCTAGGGTCCCCAAGCAGCGTGTCCGGGAAATGGTTGAAAGTTTTAAGTTGCGTCTCGAAGCGTAAACCCGAGATGTTGACCACCACCCTCTCGCAGCATCCCTGGCGGCCGCGCTCGTATCGATCCACGGTCAGGTGAGGCGCCGAGAGCACGGCGGACTCCTCCAGCATGTTCTCCATAGTCATGACGCCCTTCTCCACCTCGGCATAGCCCCGGCTGTCGGACGCACTGTGGCCCCTGATCCCGGCAGACGAGGGGGACTGGATCCCGCCGGAGGTCCGCTCATCCATACAGGTGGTTTTCGGTGTGGGGGGGCCGAGGGCGACACGCCTCTCTCAGCCAAAGCCTGCAGCCCTGGAGAGCCGAGGCAGACGCCACTTAATAGCATCTCTGGTAACCATCACCTCTCTGCATCTGTGCGTAACCGCACACTGAGGCGCTGCGCTCTCCTCTGACttatcctctcctccacccaaACACGTCGACACCCGCCCACGGCGCGCATATGTCTGACATACGTCCACCCGCCGTCCAATCGGAAATTAACTTGGCACCTAATGGCGAGCACGCACCTCCATTCAAGTGTGATggcacaaccacaacaacacgaATCACCTGTTAGATCCAGGTCACATTGTTTTACactgtggagctcgtgctcacTGACCCCTGCATGGGAATGAAAAACAGATAACTGTTGCCTTTTGTCAATAATCACAAACCAACAAACGTCAGAAACAAAAGCCCATGTGTCGATATCATCTCTTTTTCCAAGCATGGCAATGTTTACAACCAACACTTTTTTTCTAGtcactccttctccctcttccaGAAATCCAGCTCGTTAACATGTTTTATTCGCGCGCTTGTTATGTTGGTGTTAATATATTCACTGCACAGAATGAAGCTGAATATCTGATCGCTCGCTCTCTTTTTAATTGTGCGTCTTATTTCTTGTTGAAGGGCTTATTGCTCTCCGTGGTGCTGAAAACAAGCGGACACCGCGGTTTGTGGAATCACTGCGCGCTCTCTCCTCAGCAGCTGAGGGTTGAATCAGGCTCGAGTGAGTAAGACAAGAGGCAGAAATCGTGAACATTACGCACGAGCAGCCAAGTCTTCTCAATATGAGGCGATAAAAACAGCATCTCCTGTGTCAACCTGTGCTCCAGCAGCGATAATTAATGAAGCAAAATCGAAGTTCAGACAGGCTTCATTTAAAAGGAGTCTGTCACCATCTGTGGTTTCTGCAGCACGTGTGctcagtgttttttgttttcatttggccACTCAGGGTTAATTTAAACATATGATTCCCTGGGGAGACGCCCCCTGAGTCTCTCTTCTATCCAAATATGGCAACATCTACTACGCTCAACTGTAAACATATTCACACTggtcttaaaaaaagaaaaccattgACCTTTTTCATAGCTGCCTGAAAAAAATTAAGTTCCAGGGCATGGAAAAACCACACACTGCAGCTACTTATAGCAGGATAATAAAATTGAAAAGGTAGGTAATAAATTCAAGTTTATTTTTGCCTGTCGTAGGAAATCCcacaatttgatttcatttatcTGTTTCACTGGAATCTCCATTTCACCGGGGAGTTGAAAGCTCCACAGAGACTTCCTGGTTTAGATATACTGAGATTAGTCCAAATAAGCCACATGCAACCTCCTAAGAAAGTTTTAAATGCCATAAAATCATTGtaaacttatttatttaatgttttagaaCAATATTCAAGTCTCTCGCCAAATAATGATCTTCAGGATTAAACTCAACAAAAAACCCTGAATTCCAAGATAATTAGAAAACACTTTCTCCTCCTGTGCTGAGAGAAATGAGTTTGTTTCCATTATTCATAGCAGATTGTGACGTGCAcaacatgcaaaaaaaagtaaaaatacaggAACTTTTCCTCTTCAGGTGAGTTCATGCATTTTTCTGACTCCAGTTTTATTTCAGTCTtatctcctctctgcagcctgGAGGTAGAATGACCTTTACCTCCCCAGTCCGGTCTGAGTCTCTCCTTATTTTCAGTACAGGCTGAATCTATCTCCTCTTATTACAGAGTCGACTATAGTCAACcttagaaaaacatatttaatagaGTTGAGTACAGGGCTTCTAAAATCCAGCCCTGATGCAAAATCATGATAAAGCTAAAAGCTTTGTTCACAGTGGAAAGAGAGAATATTTCAGACCTTCAATTtagaacaaaaaggaaaacaaatattcaaaaGTATTAAGCAAacacataaaaccaaacataaaGCTAATACTGTAGTTAGAAAATCCTGTACAATAGGATCTCCCTTGACCCCTGACCTCCATCCTGGAGCCCTGAAGTTCTGAACCTGAACCAGGGTTCACATCACAGCTGAGACACATACTCAATTATTCAATTTGTCAACTGACAGGAAATTAATAGGCAACTATATTGATAATAATTGAATCATTTAAGTAATTTGTGAAGAACACAAACGTTTTCTAGTTCCATCTCAAGTGATTACTTGATCAATTGAGCAAACAATGTGCAGATTAATTCATGATAGTAATTGTCAATTGTTCTATTCTCTTTCCCTCCCACAGACACAAACCAGGCACTTGTTATCAAATGCTGATGAGAGGAACAGCGATACacaatttgtctcttttcccTGTGTAGAGAATAGAGAGCATGTGTATCGTTAATTAGTGTGTGAATCACTGTGGTGATGTGTTGAATCTTCAAGCTCTTAAATAGCAATGAGTCCACACCAGTGCTCCCTTCACatacattattatcattaactATTAATTAATATGAAAAAATACAGCGACCTGTTTCACATAACGTTTCCTCTATGTCTCTCAAATACACTGTTTTAACACCATTGTGCGATTTTTGGAGCATTTCCCAATGAGTATTTTGTGCAAACATGTTGATAGTGGAAGTAATGCATCACACCATATAATAGTGATTTCAGATATTTCAGGATCTGTTTCCCTGTTTCACTGTTCAAGGGTGCTGTCACAGCAGAACAACATAAGTTGAAGTCAAACTGAAATATTTTTGAATCTCAGCTCAACAGAAGATTCAACAGTTCTTTTCTGGATGGATTTTTCACTTCGTCTACATTGTGGTAGTCTTTAATTTCCCTGAAGGACATAAAGTGCTCCTCTAATCCCTGATAAGAAAAAAACTAGttaggaaaaactaccaaaaaaaaaactattaaacaGGGGTCGTAGAAAAACGTAGAGCCCCATGTGAGGGATGCTTCTCCATGgaaggacagaagtgcaatagataccACATGTAATGGAGAACGAAATAAGAGAATTTACAACAGTGattagaatttgttttttattgtgggGTCAGAGATATTTGCAGAATGAGCGAGAGCGTTATTGACATGTACTAAATAAAGTAAATGGGTGCACAGAGTGAGGTAAGTGctgcagtgcatgatgggagttcctCCAGTAGTTTAGGCCTATAGCAGAATAACTAATGGATCTCATGGTTCAGTGCTTCAGTGAGTCCTTTCAAACTATAGGCTTCATTAATGAGTACTTTTTAGGTTGAAACTTCAATGTAGAGATGGCATCTGCCTCCGGAACCCAAAGAGACACAATGTTGTCTCCACCCAAAATATCTGCACTTACTGTCaccaataaaaaacacatcaatgtaTTTCTGTTCCTGAATTGATCAAAGGAATGAACAAAGGATCAATGGAGCAAAGGACGTGACTATGATCTTTGTTAATGTTAAAGATCATAGTCGCACTTTATGGATCTATAAAGGTGCAGAAAACCTTCATTCCGTGTCTACAATCCTGAAGAGAGCCGAAGCATTTTGAACTCTCCACGATCCTCAGACGAACTTGAGTCCACGGTTCTGTCGTGCTTCATCGGGAAGTAGATCTGCTCCGTTTGTCGACCATGCAACACCAAGACATCGTGGCGAGCTTCCGAGCCGAACTCCTCCAAGCCATATGTCAGATTAAGGCTCTCAAAGAGGAAAAGTCATCTCTACAGGAGCAGGTCGAGCAGCTCCAGGAGCAGGTGAAAGTAGGAGAAGTTCTTTTgcaaaaggagaagaagaaacgacGTCGTCGCTCCAGGGACTACATATACTGCATGGAGGAGCTCACTGTGTGTCAGGCCAA
It encodes:
- the kcna3a gene encoding potassium voltage-gated channel subfamily A member 3, which produces MDERTSGGIQSPSSAGIRGHSASDSRGYAEVEKGVMTMENMLEESAVLSAPHLTVDRYERGRQGCCERVVVNISGLRFETQLKTFNHFPDTLLGDPRKRMRYFDPLRNEYFFDRNRPSFDAILYFYQSGGRIRRPVNVPIDIFSEEIRFYQLGEETMEKFREDEGFIKEEERILPNNEFQKQVWLLFEYPESSGPARGIAIVSVLVILISIVIFCMETLPEFRDEKDRATVAPEVNGTAPYVPSPFTDPFFVIETLCIIWFSFELLVRFFSCPSKATFSKNIMNIIDIVAIIPYFITLGTELAEQQTNSGQQAMSLAILRVIRLVRVFRIFKLSRHSKGLQILGQTLKASMRELGLLIFFLFIGVILFSSAVYFAEADDPSSSFTSIPDAFWWAVVTMTTVGYGDMHPVTIGGKIVGSLCAIAGVLTIALPVPVIVSNFNYFYHRETDGEEMPLYANPGSCEHLPVEELRRSCSSSSLSKSEYMVVEEGIKQPSFSTENKQNCVNIKKIFTDV